A window from Leptothermofonsia sichuanensis E412 encodes these proteins:
- the proC gene encoding pyrroline-5-carboxylate reductase, protein MSIKFSLIGGGVMGEALLSRLLARGIYAPQEVLVSEPRADRRSLLAERYNVQVTDDNRETTATDVLMLAIKPQVFEQVVAELAVSSQPVEAQRLIISILAGTPLSKLEPAFAGLPVIRAMPNTPATVGAGMTAIAPGSHVQPQHLELARRIFQAVGEVVEVPESLMDAVTGLSGSGPGFVAVMVEALTDGGVAAGLPRAIAAKLALQTVKGTAQLLQETGLHPGELKDQVTSPGGTTIAGIAHLERAGFRSALIEAVRAAYGRSQELGR, encoded by the coding sequence GTGTCAATCAAATTCAGTCTGATCGGTGGCGGGGTAATGGGAGAGGCTCTCTTATCCCGCCTTCTTGCGCGGGGAATTTATGCCCCTCAAGAGGTGCTGGTGAGCGAACCCCGGGCAGATCGGCGATCGCTGTTGGCGGAACGATACAATGTCCAGGTTACTGACGATAATCGGGAAACTACAGCAACCGATGTTTTGATGCTGGCAATTAAGCCACAGGTATTTGAACAGGTTGTTGCTGAACTGGCCGTATCTTCCCAGCCTGTTGAAGCTCAAAGGTTGATTATTTCTATTCTGGCAGGCACTCCATTAAGCAAGCTTGAACCTGCTTTTGCAGGGTTGCCTGTCATCAGGGCAATGCCAAATACTCCAGCGACCGTGGGAGCGGGGATGACTGCCATTGCTCCAGGTTCCCATGTTCAACCGCAGCATCTGGAACTGGCGCGGCGGATCTTTCAGGCTGTGGGGGAAGTAGTAGAAGTCCCCGAATCACTAATGGATGCAGTCACCGGGCTGTCGGGTTCGGGGCCTGGGTTTGTGGCTGTCATGGTCGAAGCTTTGACCGATGGGGGAGTGGCTGCCGGGTTGCCCAGGGCGATCGCGGCAAAGCTGGCACTACAAACCGTCAAAGGGACCGCCCAACTTTTACAAGAAACGGGACTCCATCCCGGTGAGTTGAAAGACCAGGTCACCAGTCCAGGTGGCACCACAATTGCAGGGATTGCCCACCTGGAACGAGCTGGTTTTCGCTCTGCGTTGATTGAGGCGGTGCGGGCAGCCTATGGGCGATCGCAAGAGTTGGGACGCTAA
- a CDS encoding cell division protein SepF → MSNLFSKLRDFVGFNEQMDYEYEYDEMDGADYQDLYQQEHVPQAAPHPPQEDFRSRRSRLRDRPVSMGADAGMGAAPSMSNVIGMPGAANGISEVMVMEPRSFEEMPQAIQALRERKSVVLNLTIMDPDQAQRAVDFVAGGTYAIDGHQERIGESIFLFTPSCVQVSTQNTTGFEAPVQQPQVRMPRQTPPAAAWSTEQMRMAQ, encoded by the coding sequence GTGAGCAATCTATTCAGCAAATTACGGGACTTCGTTGGTTTCAACGAGCAGATGGACTACGAGTACGAGTATGACGAAATGGATGGGGCGGATTATCAAGATCTTTATCAGCAGGAGCATGTTCCCCAGGCAGCGCCCCACCCTCCTCAGGAAGACTTCCGCTCTCGCCGCAGCCGTCTTCGCGATCGCCCGGTGTCAATGGGAGCCGATGCAGGTATGGGGGCCGCACCCAGCATGAGTAATGTGATTGGAATGCCGGGTGCGGCAAACGGGATCTCTGAAGTAATGGTGATGGAACCCCGCTCGTTTGAGGAAATGCCCCAGGCTATTCAGGCATTACGGGAACGTAAGTCGGTTGTCCTCAATCTAACGATTATGGATCCTGATCAGGCGCAGCGGGCAGTGGACTTTGTAGCTGGTGGTACCTATGCGATCGATGGACACCAGGAGCGCATCGGCGAAAGTATTTTCCTGTTCACGCCCAGTTGTGTTCAGGTCAGTACTCAGAACACAACCGGGTTCGAAGCACCTGTACAGCAACCTCAGGTACGGATGCCCCGTCAAACTCCTCCTGCTGCCGCCTGGTCAACAGAGCAAATGCGGATGGCGCAATAG
- a CDS encoding DUF4926 domain-containing protein — translation MLIPNAEQAVVDIRKLRDYIYNLWRGQVGTVVETLANGTAFEVEFSDRDGRTYESVGLRPEQIMVLCFEPVPPEMKAKAVAV, via the coding sequence ATGCTGATTCCCAACGCTGAGCAAGCAGTTGTTGATATTCGTAAACTGCGCGACTATATATACAATTTGTGGCGTGGGCAAGTTGGTACGGTGGTTGAGACGTTGGCGAATGGCACAGCATTTGAAGTTGAATTCAGTGATCGCGATGGGCGCACTTACGAATCTGTAGGGTTACGTCCAGAGCAAATTATGGTGTTGTGTTTTGAACCAGTGCCTCCTGAAATGAAGGCTAAAGCAGTCGCGGTGTAA
- a CDS encoding YggS family pyridoxal phosphate-dependent enzyme produces the protein MTLFSQPGSTISKRISEIRQTLPASVRLIAVTKQVSVDAMRAAYNAGIRDFGESRVQEADAKQKQLQDLTDVTWHLIGHLQTNKVQKALEQFQWIHSVDSLKLAQRLNQLAELLSRKPQILLQVKLLPDPNKYGWSISDLFNDLPALNKCEHLDIVGLMTIPPLGLNHQETATVFQQTRELADNINRQNQPRIQIRELSMGMSDDYLLAVQAGATMVRLGRALFGARMPQE, from the coding sequence ATGACGTTGTTTTCTCAACCTGGGAGTACAATTTCAAAGCGCATTTCTGAAATCCGTCAAACCCTGCCGGCGTCAGTTCGGCTAATTGCGGTCACGAAACAGGTTTCGGTTGATGCGATGCGAGCAGCTTATAATGCGGGGATTCGTGACTTTGGTGAAAGTCGGGTGCAGGAGGCAGATGCCAAGCAGAAACAACTTCAGGATTTAACGGATGTTACCTGGCACTTGATTGGACATCTGCAAACAAACAAAGTCCAAAAAGCGCTGGAGCAGTTTCAATGGATTCACTCAGTCGATAGCTTAAAGTTAGCTCAACGCCTTAACCAGTTAGCTGAATTATTGTCCCGCAAACCTCAGATTTTGTTACAGGTCAAACTGCTGCCAGATCCAAATAAGTATGGCTGGTCAATTTCTGATTTATTTAATGATCTGCCTGCACTCAACAAATGTGAGCACCTTGATATTGTCGGCTTGATGACCATTCCTCCTCTGGGCTTAAACCATCAGGAAACAGCAACTGTTTTTCAGCAGACTCGCGAACTTGCTGACAATATAAATCGGCAAAATCAGCCTCGCATTCAAATTCGAGAACTTTCGATGGGCATGTCAGATGACTACTTACTGGCAGTCCAGGCAGGAGCAACGATGGTTCGCCTGGGGCGTGCTCTGTTCGGTGCACGTATGCCTCAAGAATGA
- a CDS encoding helix-turn-helix domain-containing protein, translating to MAGVTSVKVKESLDELVQQLQQVETPKDKERLQVLYWLKQEKPPSIGAIAKAIGKHRNTVGRWLLQYREGGVSAMLERKVSSGGVRKIPQWAEEALAKRLKNSEHGFASYGTVQQWLAEELGVEAEYHAVYQMTRYRLQAKLKVARPQNIKQDCERRESFKKPCR from the coding sequence ATGGCTGGAGTCACCTCGGTTAAAGTCAAAGAAAGTCTCGATGAGCTAGTCCAACAATTGCAACAAGTGGAAACACCAAAGGACAAGGAACGCCTGCAAGTGCTGTACTGGCTCAAACAGGAAAAGCCACCCAGCATTGGTGCGATTGCCAAGGCGATCGGGAAACATCGCAATACAGTAGGGAGATGGTTATTGCAGTATCGGGAAGGTGGGGTGAGTGCCATGCTGGAACGTAAAGTGTCGTCTGGCGGTGTCCGCAAGATTCCACAATGGGCGGAAGAGGCACTGGCTAAGCGATTAAAGAACTCGGAACATGGATTTGCCAGTTATGGAACTGTGCAACAGTGGTTAGCGGAGGAGTTGGGTGTCGAAGCGGAGTATCATGCGGTATACCAAATGACGCGCTATCGCCTCCAAGCGAAGCTGAAAGTGGCTCGTCCGCAAAATATCAAGCAGGATTGTGAACGGCGCGAATCATTTAAAAAACCTTGCAGATGA
- a CDS encoding Uma2 family endonuclease encodes MVNPLLISDEHAIPDASQLVTEDDTPVDNFASEKEQRLLVSSLYSSLQGQIFLCAANVGIYHTVGQPAIVPDVFVSFDVQVPDNWWEKQHCCYLVWNFGKPPEIVVEIVSNQVGDELGEKHQIYEHMRVSYYVVYDPNQQLGDRSLRIYELRGRRYVELQEEWLEQVGLGLTLWQGEFEGRQDTWLRWCDRNGAVLLTGDEKAEQERQRANQERQRADRAEQVQRAAIAQLLATGMSPEQIAVALGLSADEVEQIAAQDS; translated from the coding sequence ATGGTCAACCCACTGCTTATCTCTGACGAACACGCCATCCCCGATGCCAGTCAACTGGTTACCGAGGACGATACCCCCGTGGATAACTTTGCTTCTGAAAAGGAACAGCGCCTTCTGGTGAGTTCCCTGTATAGTTCCCTGCAGGGGCAGATCTTTTTGTGTGCGGCAAACGTGGGTATTTACCACACCGTTGGTCAACCTGCAATTGTGCCCGATGTGTTTGTTAGCTTTGATGTGCAGGTTCCTGATAATTGGTGGGAAAAACAGCACTGCTGTTACCTGGTCTGGAACTTTGGTAAGCCGCCCGAAATCGTGGTTGAAATTGTCTCCAATCAGGTTGGAGATGAATTGGGGGAAAAACACCAGATCTATGAGCACATGCGGGTGAGTTACTACGTAGTCTATGACCCAAATCAGCAACTGGGCGATCGCTCCCTGAGAATTTATGAACTGCGGGGACGACGTTATGTGGAATTACAGGAGGAATGGTTGGAACAGGTGGGATTGGGATTGACCCTCTGGCAGGGAGAATTTGAGGGACGGCAAGATACCTGGCTGCGCTGGTGCGATCGCAATGGGGCAGTGCTGTTAACAGGAGATGAGAAAGCAGAGCAGGAACGGCAACGGGCAAACCAGGAACGGCAACGGGCAGACCGGGCGGAGCAAGTGCAACGGGCTGCGATTGCTCAACTCCTGGCAACGGGCATGAGTCCTGAACAGATTGCTGTCGCTCTGGGTCTGTCAGCCGACGAGGTAGAACAGATAGCTGCTCAGGATTCCTGA
- the pipX gene encoding transcriptional coactivator PipX, translating to MSTENYLNHPNFGLLFRVCLVDENRELFTTLYAQRLFFLVANGQDGLEFEPITRTDARILVENRMRILRRGGQHQDYDRIHLIYKQTFQ from the coding sequence ATGAGCACCGAAAATTACCTCAACCATCCGAACTTTGGCTTGCTGTTCAGGGTGTGTCTGGTCGATGAAAATCGCGAGTTATTTACAACCCTGTATGCCCAACGTCTATTTTTCCTGGTCGCGAACGGTCAGGACGGGCTGGAGTTTGAACCGATTACTCGAACAGATGCCCGCATCCTGGTTGAAAACCGAATGCGCATCTTGCGGCGGGGAGGACAGCATCAGGATTACGATCGCATCCATCTGATTTATAAACAAACATTTCAATGA
- a CDS encoding TonB-dependent receptor plug domain-containing protein: MKSKWCAIALLLLGWGEITELIICFSRANAYPDRATSKASQSIMRLAEFKHYKSQADLLLGQITPSGAENPIQNSSPLTEDPLDDEDEEEIVVEGQRTPASSAPTYIITSDEIQQQGSRSVTEVLRGLPGFVVNDTGFGADIHTGLYYRGTTLNQNVFLLNGRPIGSNISTYHGATDLNNLLSGAIDRIELSSGTASTLYGSNAFGGVVDIITKDYEGPLKVNALVQFGSYGQQNYRAGIAGSLDAFSYALGYERFQADNDYRVPAGAANRGPDGRLFNGDVKFDNYYSRFAYRVDPRNTLSLDTYKITSRKGLLYFGFPLQRDRLNHDAYNIGLTWKGMLGAGDDSRILAFLAFNRDYFDTFGPTRGIFFREGQLDSRGLTGRVEHNWQVAPTLNLRYGVDLQSDFLKGNTFSNVPQFIRFNEREERDRFNAALFLLNTWRITPELQAEFGLRQNFNTEYGNSLHPSTGLRWDVSPNVALRGSWASVRRNPGLDQLYVYDTVHNWFPNPNLEPERGSTWNAGVDIRLAPALSTQLTYFGNRLEDRLGIIAGRWENVGLVKTNGFEAALRWNITPQFSTFINYTYTDARIATGPGSGLQLSTIPYSVGQFGIGYNHADWQLNLYANYFSGARRALFAEPGVSNREFSPAWLSFDLGARVPLLPNVGLLVYLENLGNRAYEKVNRIYQPGLTFRLGLSATF, encoded by the coding sequence ATGAAATCAAAATGGTGTGCGATCGCGTTACTGCTGCTGGGTTGGGGAGAGATCACAGAGTTAATCATTTGCTTTAGCAGGGCTAACGCCTACCCAGATCGGGCGACTTCAAAAGCGTCCCAATCTATCATGCGGCTGGCGGAATTTAAGCACTACAAAAGCCAGGCTGATTTGTTGTTGGGGCAAATAACCCCCTCTGGGGCAGAAAATCCTATTCAGAATTCATCTCCGCTGACTGAAGATCCTCTGGATGATGAGGATGAAGAAGAGATCGTCGTTGAAGGACAGAGAACACCTGCGAGTTCCGCCCCCACTTACATCATTACGAGTGACGAAATTCAGCAACAGGGTTCCCGCAGTGTGACCGAAGTGCTGCGGGGTTTACCTGGTTTTGTGGTGAATGACACTGGCTTTGGTGCGGATATTCATACGGGACTGTACTACCGGGGTACAACCCTGAACCAGAATGTGTTCCTGCTGAATGGCAGACCGATTGGCAGCAATATCAGTACCTATCACGGAGCAACCGATCTCAACAATTTATTGTCAGGAGCGATCGATCGCATTGAACTCTCCAGTGGCACCGCTTCCACCCTCTACGGCTCCAATGCCTTTGGTGGTGTCGTAGACATCATCACTAAAGATTACGAAGGTCCGCTGAAAGTCAATGCTTTAGTGCAATTTGGCTCCTACGGACAGCAGAACTACCGGGCTGGTATTGCCGGTTCTCTGGATGCTTTCAGCTACGCCCTGGGCTATGAACGTTTTCAAGCAGACAACGATTATCGTGTGCCAGCAGGAGCCGCCAACCGGGGACCCGACGGTCGGTTATTTAACGGGGATGTCAAGTTCGACAACTATTACAGCAGATTTGCTTACCGGGTAGACCCACGCAATACACTCAGCCTGGATACCTATAAAATTACCAGCCGCAAAGGTTTACTCTACTTTGGGTTCCCCCTCCAGCGCGATCGCCTCAACCACGACGCCTACAATATTGGCTTGACCTGGAAAGGGATGCTGGGAGCAGGGGATGATTCCCGTATCCTTGCATTTCTTGCCTTTAATCGGGATTACTTCGATACCTTTGGTCCCACTCGCGGCATCTTCTTCCGGGAAGGACAACTCGACTCCCGTGGGTTGACGGGTAGAGTTGAACATAACTGGCAGGTGGCTCCCACCCTCAATCTCCGCTATGGGGTTGATCTGCAAAGTGATTTCTTGAAAGGGAATACCTTCAGTAACGTGCCCCAGTTTATTCGGTTTAATGAGCGGGAGGAGCGCGATCGCTTCAACGCCGCCCTGTTTCTGCTCAACACCTGGCGCATTACCCCCGAATTACAGGCAGAATTTGGATTGCGGCAAAACTTCAATACCGAATACGGCAATTCCCTCCATCCCAGTACAGGTTTGCGCTGGGATGTATCCCCCAATGTTGCTTTGCGGGGAAGTTGGGCATCGGTGCGACGCAATCCTGGACTGGATCAGTTGTATGTCTACGACACCGTTCACAACTGGTTCCCCAATCCCAATCTGGAACCGGAAAGAGGCTCCACCTGGAATGCAGGGGTTGATATTCGACTGGCTCCTGCCCTCTCTACCCAACTCACCTACTTCGGCAATCGCCTGGAAGACCGACTGGGTATCATTGCCGGACGCTGGGAAAACGTAGGTCTGGTGAAAACCAATGGCTTTGAAGCCGCCCTCCGCTGGAATATCACCCCCCAGTTCTCCACCTTCATCAACTACACCTATACGGATGCCCGCATTGCCACAGGTCCTGGAAGCGGTTTACAACTGAGCACCATTCCCTACTCCGTCGGTCAGTTTGGTATCGGTTACAATCACGCAGACTGGCAGTTAAACCTGTACGCCAACTACTTCAGTGGTGCCCGTCGTGCCCTGTTTGCCGAACCTGGAGTCAGCAACAGAGAGTTTTCCCCCGCCTGGCTGAGTTTTGATTTAGGTGCTCGTGTTCCCCTGCTCCCCAATGTTGGCTTGCTGGTTTACCTGGAAAATTTAGGCAACCGCGCCTACGAAAAAGTGAACCGAATTTATCAACCTGGTTTAACCTTCCGTCTGGGGTTAAGCGCCACGTTCTAA